The nucleotide window CCATCATCCTGGCCGCCATCGGCATTTTCGGCGCCTTCTGGATCGGTCTGGCCGCAGGACTCATGCGGCTGTCAAAACGGTGGTGGCTCAAGATTCCCGCTGTCTGCTATGTTGAAATGATTCGCGGCATGCCACTCTTGCTGTTGATTTTCTGGTTCTTTTTCCTGGCCCCGGTGCTCATCGGGCAGACGTTGCCCGCGTTCACCACGACCATGTTCTGCTTCATGATCTTTACCGGCGCCTATGTCGCCGAGATCGTGCGCGCGGGCGTGCTCGCATTGCCCAAGGGACAGCTTGAGGCGGCTCGAGGCTCCGGCCTGTCCCAGGTCCAGGCCATGCAGTTCGTCATCCTGCCCCAGGCGCTCAGGAACATGATCCCGTCCTTCGTCAACCAGTTCGTCTCCCTGATCAAGGATACGTCCCTGGCCGCCATCCTCGGCGTGGGCGAGTTGACGCGTACAGGCGTTCAGGTAGACAACCGTGAAATGGTCGCCTCCTTCGAGATATGGATCACCATCGCGGTGCTGTACTTCATGATCTGTTACGTGCTGACGTCCTACAGTCGGAGATTGGAGGCCCAGCTCTCCCGCTATCAGGCCAGAGATCGCTAACCTGATCGGGCGTCAGCCCGGAAAAACGGTCGAAATATGTACCCCAGCGGTCCGGAAATGATGTAAAATCGTTCCCGGACCGTTTGATTTCGAGAGAAAAATACTTCGGAAAACACGAAAACATGTTCCTTGCGGAGGCGGTTTTGAGCGAGATATCTTTTCGAAACATCAAAAAACCTGAGGAAATCGAGGCCGAATCCTTTCGGATCATTGATTCCGAAGTGGCCGAGCCCCGTCCCTTTGCCGGTGCGAAATGGCATATCGTACGCAGGATGATCCACACCACGGCCGATTTCGAGCTGCTTGACCTGGTCCGGTTCTCGGGTCATGCGGTTGAAAGCGGCATCAACGCCTTGAAAGGCGGGGCCGTGATCGTCACGGATACGGAGATGGCCAAACGCGGGATTCCGGTCCGCCGCACCGACCCGCTGGGCTGCGTCGTCCACTGCCTGATGAACGATCCTCGGGTGGTGGCGCGGGCCAAAGCCGAGGGGATAACCCGGGCGAAAGCCGCAGTGGACGTGGCCGTGGACGAGCTGAAGCCGGACATTTGGGTGGTGGGAAATGCGCCCACCGCGCTTATTCGATTGGTTGAGCACGTGGATTCCGGCATGGCGGCACCCGCATTGGTGGTGGGCATGCCTGTGGGATTCGTGAACGCCGCCGAGTCCAAGGCGCTGCTCATGAGCCGCAAAATCCCGTATATTTCAATAGAAGGGCGCAAGGGCGGCAGCGCCTTGGCGGCCAGCGTGGTCAACGCACTCGCAGTGTTGTGCGCCTGATTCGATTTTTATCGCGGTAAAAAATGCGCTCAAAGGGATTTTCCTTGGGCGCATTTTGCGTTTTTTCATTTTCGTTTTGGAGCGTCGTCTGGAAAAAAATCTAAAAAGCTGGACTTGAAGCAATAACCTGTTAGGAATTCAGGTGAGTGTCGCAATTCAACAGGCGCTCGTGCGGTTTTGTTTCTGCCTGTTATTTCAGGCGATCACGAAGAGTAATCTTTCATTCGCTGGAAGGAGCTATGGCCAGGAAAAACAAAGGTAACAATTCGGTCACCATTTATCCGGACTGGTGCAAGGGCTGCGGTATCTGCGTGGAGTTCTGCCCGGGCAAGGTGCTTGAGTTGAACGACCAGGGGAAATCCACCGTGGTGCGTGAAGAGGACTGTATCGGTTGCGGCTTTTGCGAACTGCACTGTCCCGACTTCGCCATCGTGGTCAGGGGCAAGAAGCCGGTTGAGGCCGACATGGGCGACAGCGAACCGGAGCCCAAGGCAAAGAAGAAAGCAACGGGGAAGGGGGCTTAGTCCATGCCCAGACGCAAGAAACGCAAGGAAATTTTCGCGCTCGGCAACGAGGCCGTTGTCGAGGGCGCGCTGTTGGCCGGATGCACGTTCTACGGCGGGTATCCCATCACTCCGTCCTCGGAGATCATGGAGATCATGGCCGCGCGGCTGCCCAAGATCGATGATGGCGTATTCATCCAGATGGAAGACGAGATCGCTTCCATGGGTGCGGTGGTCGGCGCATCCCTGGCCGGGCGCAAGGCCATGACCGCCACCTCGGGCCCGGGCTTCTCGCTCATGCAGGAGAACCTCGGCTACGCCATCATGGCCGAAGCGCCCATGGTCCTGGTCAACGTCATGCGCGGCGGGCCGTCCACCGGGCTGCCCACCTGTCCGGCGCAGGGCGACGTGCAGCAGGCCCGCTGGGGCACGCACGGGGACCATCCCATCATCGTCCTGTCCGCTTCCAATGTGCAGGAGTGCCTGGACATGACCATCACCGCCTTCAACATGGCGGAGAAATACCGGACCCCCGTCATCCTGCTGCTCGACGAGGTCACCTCCCACACCCGGGAGAAGATCGAGATTCCCAACGAGGGCGAGTACGAGGTCTTTTCCCGCACCGTGCCCTCCATGCCGCCGGAATGGTACAAGCCCTACGAGGAGACCGTGCGCGGCGTGCCGCCCATGCCGCCCATCGGTTCGGGCTATCGTTTCCACGTCACCGGCCTGACCCATGACCGCAACGGGTTCCCCACGCAGCGCCCCGAGGAGATCGTGGAACTCATGGACCGCATCCACCGCAAGATCGACCAGTTCTTCTACGACATCCAGCTGGTGGAGGAGATCGAAACCGAGGACGCCGAGGTCTGCGTCATCGCCTACGGCTCCGTGGCCCGTTCCGCCGAACTGGCCGTGCATCAGGCGCGCGAGAACGGCGTCAAGGCGGGGCTCCTGAAACTGAAGACCCTGTTCCCGTATCCCCGCCGTCACCAGGAGAAGATTCTGGCCAAGGCGAAGACCCTCGTGGTCCCGGAGATGAACATGGGCCAGATGTCCCGCGAGGTGAAACGCGTGAACATGGGCCGGGCCGCCGTCCGGACCATCAACCGCATCGACGGTCAGATCGTCACGCCCTCGGAAATTCTCAAGGTCATCATGCAGGGGTAGCGTCATGAGCAACAACATCACCG belongs to Pseudodesulfovibrio portus and includes:
- a CDS encoding amino acid ABC transporter permease, which gives rise to MHWDIVIHNFDYFLWGQTQFDGVFPFIHEPGGLLAAIILAAIGIFGAFWIGLAAGLMRLSKRWWLKIPAVCYVEMIRGMPLLLLIFWFFFLAPVLIGQTLPAFTTTMFCFMIFTGAYVAEIVRAGVLALPKGQLEAARGSGLSQVQAMQFVILPQALRNMIPSFVNQFVSLIKDTSLAAILGVGELTRTGVQVDNREMVASFEIWITIAVLYFMICYVLTSYSRRLEAQLSRYQARDR
- a CDS encoding precorrin-8X methylmutase; amino-acid sequence: MFLAEAVLSEISFRNIKKPEEIEAESFRIIDSEVAEPRPFAGAKWHIVRRMIHTTADFELLDLVRFSGHAVESGINALKGGAVIVTDTEMAKRGIPVRRTDPLGCVVHCLMNDPRVVARAKAEGITRAKAAVDVAVDELKPDIWVVGNAPTALIRLVEHVDSGMAAPALVVGMPVGFVNAAESKALLMSRKIPYISIEGRKGGSALAASVVNALAVLCA
- a CDS encoding 4Fe-4S dicluster domain-containing protein, with protein sequence MARKNKGNNSVTIYPDWCKGCGICVEFCPGKVLELNDQGKSTVVREEDCIGCGFCELHCPDFAIVVRGKKPVEADMGDSEPEPKAKKKATGKGA
- a CDS encoding 2-oxoacid:acceptor oxidoreductase subunit alpha, which produces MPRRKKRKEIFALGNEAVVEGALLAGCTFYGGYPITPSSEIMEIMAARLPKIDDGVFIQMEDEIASMGAVVGASLAGRKAMTATSGPGFSLMQENLGYAIMAEAPMVLVNVMRGGPSTGLPTCPAQGDVQQARWGTHGDHPIIVLSASNVQECLDMTITAFNMAEKYRTPVILLLDEVTSHTREKIEIPNEGEYEVFSRTVPSMPPEWYKPYEETVRGVPPMPPIGSGYRFHVTGLTHDRNGFPTQRPEEIVELMDRIHRKIDQFFYDIQLVEEIETEDAEVCVIAYGSVARSAELAVHQARENGVKAGLLKLKTLFPYPRRHQEKILAKAKTLVVPEMNMGQMSREVKRVNMGRAAVRTINRIDGQIVTPSEILKVIMQG